In Archocentrus centrarchus isolate MPI-CPG fArcCen1 chromosome 22, fArcCen1, whole genome shotgun sequence, one DNA window encodes the following:
- the fbxo30a gene encoding F-box only protein 30a — MENLHPHCLKCINRRCMVRPETGVSCDLIGCPLVCGAVFHSCKLEEHRLLCPYERLPCLNSGFGCPFTIARIRMAQHLETCPASIVCCTMEWNRWPVSYADRKSYENLSKDFDEVEQLDMALALQDQRMLLESLKVTTNVSKNGDKELDDSEKMATASSLPETVLGNGTVEMEEESYNELYRASVETRRSLAAALDILTNSKDINVIVGNLNAEKTDKNGALHNGENGDSHGVYVAEGGKNVDMQESDSDSECELGAVGGVAGAVRADGEDDGINWVEENDFVELLFDEKEDYIDEPINDSNLVWPEMPQNYMPVVALEPPVPQQEQLAPPMPFLLSDHVRNNFLQHLPTELRYRCLERKLQNVEVLRGISMFTFNGRRALLSDPYLFRAKMEDKAVDTSDLEVADDPMGLHGIDLITAALLFCLGDSPGGRGISDSRFVDGYHIDFGTQTFSFPSAILATNTMVGDIASASACDHASPQLSNPSPFHTLRLDLVLECVARYQTKQRSMFTFVCGQLFRRDEFSSHFKNVHGDIHAGLNGWMEQRCPLAYYGCTYSQRRFCPSVQGFRIIHDRHLGSFGVQPGLPLTSGDNNRRKNCQFGSQCDQLSCLPFEVLQHIAGFLDSFSLCQLSRVSRTMRDVCASLLQMRGMVVLLWEKKRRADGSPSWQITNKVWRFSTAFGTVNEWKFANIASMADHLKKCKFNTIARREEAIPLPCMCFTRELTKEGRCLRSVLKPVA, encoded by the exons ATGGAGAATCTGCACCCCCACTGCCTTAAATGCATTAATAGAAGATGCATGGTAAGACCAGAGACTGGAGTTTCCTGTGACCTCATTGGCTGTCCTCTTGTCTGTGGGGCAGTTTTTCACTCGTGTAAACTAGAGGAACATCGTCTGCTGTGTCCGTATGAACGGCTGCCTTGCCTCAACAGTGGATTTGGCTGCCCCTTCACTATTGCAAGGATCAGGATGGCACAACACCTTGAGACATGCCCCGCAAGTATAGTATGTTGTACTATGGAGTGGAACCGCTGGCCCGTCAGTTATGCTGATCGCAAGTCCTATGAAAACTTGAGCAAAGACTTTGATGAGGTGGAGCAGCTAGACATGGCTTTGGCTCTGCAGGATCAGAGGATGTTGTTAGAGTCCCTTAAGGTCACGACCAATGTGTCAAAGAATGGAGATAAAGAATTAGATGATAGTGAAAAAATGGCCACAGCATCAAGTTTACCAGAGACAGTGTTGGGTAATGGAACAGTGGAAATGGAGGAAGAGTCCTACAATGAGCTGTACAGGGCTTCGGTGGAGACAAGGAGAAGTTTAGCTGCTGCCTTGGACATCCTCACTAATTCCAAGGATATTAATGTAATTGTTGGAAACTTAAATGCCGAAAAGACTGATAAGAATGGAGCACTCCATAATGGAGAAAATGGTGATAGTCATGGTGTTTATGTCGCTGAAGGTGGGAAGAATGTAGATATGCAAGAGAGTGACTCGGATTCAGAGTGTGAGCTGGGAGCAGTAGGTGGAGTAGCGGGTGCTGTCAGAGCAGATGGAGAAGACGATGGCATCAACTGGGTTGAAGAAAATGATTTTGTTGAGTTGCTTTTTGATGAGAAGGAAGATTACATTGATGAACCAATAAATGATTCCAACCTTGTCTGGCCAGAGATGCCTCAGAATTACATGCCTGTTGTAGCACTGGAGCCTCCTGTGCCTCAGCAAGAACAACTTGCACCTCCAATGCCATTCCTACTGTCTGATCATGTGAGAAATAACTTCTTACAACACTTACCCACTGAACTCAGGTACAGGTGCTTAGAGCGTAAGCTACAGAATGTAGAAGTGCTCAGAGGAATAAGTATGTTTACATTTAATGGACGTCGGGCCCTGCTGTCAGATCCTTATTTGTTTCGAGCAAAGATGGAAGACAAGGCAGTTGACACATCTGACCTGGAGGTAGCAGATGACCCCATGGGCCTCCATGGCATTGACCTCATCACTGCAGCTTTGCTTTTTTGCCTCGGTGATTCTCCAGGAGGGAGAGGGATCTCAGACAGTAGgtttgttgatggctaccacaTTGACTTTGGTACACAGACATTCTCCTTCCCTTCTGCCATTCTTGCAACCAACACCATGGTGGGGGATATTGCTTCAGCTTCAGCCTGCGATCACGCCAGTCCACAGCTTTCCAACCCCAGCCCCTTCCACACTCTCAGGCTGGACCTAGTCCTTGAATGTGTGGCCCGATACCAAACCAAACAGCGCTCCATGTTCACATTTGTGTGTGGACAGTTGTTCCGACGAGATGAATTCTcgtctcattttaaaaatgttcatgGAGATATCCATGCTGGACTCAATGGCTGGATGGAGCAGCGCTGCCCCTTGGCCTACTACGGCTGCACCTACTCCCAAAGACGATTTTGCCCATCCGTTCAGGGCTTCCGAATAATCCATGACAGGCACCTCGGTTCGTTTGGGGTGCAACCTGGTTTACCCTTGACAAGCGGTGACAATAACCGAAGAAAGAACTGTCAGTTTGGCTCTCAGTGTGACCAGTTAAGCTGTCTTCCATTTGAAGTGTTGCAGCACATAGCAGGTTTTCTGGACAGCTTTAGCTTGTGCCAGCTGTCTAGAGTGTCCCGCACCATGAGGGATGTGTGTGCTAGCCTGCTGCAGATGCGTGGCATGGTTGTTCTGCTGTGGGAGAAGAAACGGCGTGCTGATGGGTCTCCTTCATGGCAGATCACAAACAAG GTGTGGCGATTTAGCACAGCCTTTGGTACAGTGAACGAGTGGAAGTTTGCAAACATCGCCAGTATGGCTGATCACCTCAAGAAATGCAAGTTCAACACAATTGCTCGTCGGGAGGAGGCGATCCCTCTGCCATGCATGTGTTTCACCAGAGAGCTCACAAAAGAGGGGAGGTGTTTAcgttcagttctcaaaccagtAGCATAA